A section of the Humulus lupulus chromosome 2, drHumLupu1.1, whole genome shotgun sequence genome encodes:
- the LOC133818348 gene encoding nudix hydrolase 2-like has protein sequence MQRIRATKIFPYLLTNSKSFTTTASSRIIPPLPKRSFIGPFSTGICIYPKNKLSFLIQSKSASTNSLAFAKETMSEIQVELLNAAEDLHGGVRIELKEPMDSQEFSARLSASLSQWRLQDKKGVWIKLPIELSILVEVAVKEGFKYHHAEPDYLMLVKWIPETVDTLPANASHRLGIGAFVMNDNREVLVVQERNGKFKGSGLWKYPTGVVNEGEDICDAAIREVKEETGVDTEFVEVLAFRQSHKSFFNKSDMFFVCMLKPQSYEIQKQIVEIDDAKWMPVAEYAAQPFIRNHELFSLVSKICLAKTDTDYSGFCPQATTTASGKTTYLYFNHQYLDNILRSGISHSN, from the exons ATGCAGAGAATCAGAGCTACCAAGATCTTCCCTTACCTTTTGACCAACTCTAAAAGCTTCACAACAACAGCATCTTCTCGTATAATTCCGCCACTTCCAAAGAGATCTTTTATTGGACCATTTTCCACaggtatatgtatat ATCctaaaaataaactatcattctTGATTCAATCCAAGTCGGCTTCCACAAATTCCTTAGCTTTTGCAAAAGAAACCATGTCAGAAATTCAAGTTGAATTACTTAACGCAGCTGAGGATTTACATGGCGGAGTTCGTATTGAGTTGAAAGAACCTATGGATTCCCAGGAATTTTCTGCTCGGCTTAGTGCTTCTTTATCACAATGGAGGCTGCAA GACAAGAAAGGTGTTTGGATCAAACTGCCTATTGAGCTATCTATTCTTGTTGAAGTTGCTGTGAAG GAAGGATTTAAATACCATCATGCTGAACCAGATTACTTAATGTTAGTCAAATGGATTCCTGAAACTGTTGATACTCTGCCAGCAAATGCTTCTCATCGACTTGGAATTGGTGCTTTTGTTATGAACGATAATAGAGAG GTGCTTGTAGTTCAGGAAAGAAACGGCAAGTTTAAAGGTTCAGGGCTTTGGAAGTACCCTACTGGTGTTGTTAATGAA GGTGAGGATATTTGTGACGCCGCAATTAGAGAAGTGAAAGAAGAGACAGGA GTTGACACGGAATTTGTGGAAGTTTTAGCATTTAG GCAAAGCCACAAGTCATTCTTCAACAAGTCGGATATGTTCTTTGTTTGCATGTTAAAACCTCAATCCTATGAGATTCAGAAGCAGATTGTAGAAATTGATGATGCCAAG TGGATGCCAGTTGCAGAGTATGCAGCCCAACCATTTATCCGAAACCATGAGCTCTTCAGTTTAGTTTCAAAAATATGCTTGGCAAAGACAGATACCGATTACAGCGGCTTCTGTCCACAGGCTACAACTACAGCTTCTGGCAAAACAACCTATTTGTACTTTAACCACCAGTATCTCGACAACATACTTCGTTCGGGTATTTCACACTCCAACTAA